Proteins encoded by one window of Kwoniella dejecticola CBS 10117 chromosome 7, complete sequence:
- a CDS encoding ribonucleoprotein-associated protein yields the protein MASQPNPKAFPLANAQLTNQILDLIQQAQHYKQLKKGANEATKTLNRGICEFIVMTADVEPIEIVLHLPLLCEDKNVPYVFLPSKTALGRACGVSRPVIAASVTTNEARELNAQIQAVKNEIEKLLI from the exons ATGGCTTCTCAACCTAATCCCAAGGCTTTCCCTTTGGCCAATGCCCAACTTACCAACCAG ATTCTCGATTTGattcaacaagctcaacactACAAACAATTGAAGAAGGG TGCAAACGAAGCTACCAAAACCCTCAACAGAGGTATCTGTGAATTCATAGTCATGACTGCCGATGTCGAGCCTATCGAGATCGTCCTTCACTTGCCCCTGCTGTGCGAAGACAAGAACGTCCCTTATGTCTTCTTACCTTCCAAGACTGCCCTTGGACGAGCTTGCGGTGTATCTAGACCCGTCATCGCCGCTAGTGTCACGACCAACGAAGCTAGGGAGTTGAACGCCCAGATCCAAGCTGTCAAG AACGAAATCGAGAAACTCCTCATCTAG